The Pangasianodon hypophthalmus isolate fPanHyp1 chromosome 5, fPanHyp1.pri, whole genome shotgun sequence genome includes a window with the following:
- the LOC113547049 gene encoding TLR adapter interacting with SLC15A4 on the lysosome, with protein MLCESRLWHVTFCSDCECVDPPTCHSVTAPKTPPLTSNLSAQIQVPVHCSPSNSSRELQSQHGDSQPLSVAPIDCRNLSPGMGIPGRAPSPGTEAFLVPSSCHSICQHYNDLYIAGGQVLPLSPGVDNPEGSSSKDPHPGPFLLSKDVPPPSLLPPLLPEYRSSRRWREGSVRERISLLQDGRPLSNSELNGYLEQKLLELYTEYLTEGPIMASELEQITLQLSREHKLETGQVKDMLLSCLLRATSSQQSSEFSTPLLQISTQTK; from the coding sequence ATGCTGTGTGAAAGTAGGTTGTGGCATGTGACTTTTTGCtctgactgtgagtgtgtggatcCTCCCACTTGCCACTCAGTCACTGCTCCTAAAACTCCTCCACTGACCTCCAACCTGTCAGCACAAATTCAAGTTCCAGTCCACTGCTCTCCCAGCAACTCTTCTCGAGAGCTCCAGTCCCAGCATGGCGACTCTCAGCCTCTTTCTGTAGCACCAATAGATTGCCGAAATCTGTCTCCAGGCATGGGCATCCCTGGTCGAGCGCCATCTCCAGGAACAGAGGCTTTCCTAGTGCCTTCCAGTTGCCACAGTATCTGCCAGCACTACAATGATCTGTACATTGCTGGAGGCCAGGTGCTTCCTCTCAGTCCTGGTGTAGACAATCCAGAAGGCAGTTCCTCGAAGGACCCACACCCTGGGCCCTTCCTGCTTTCCAAAGATGTTCCTCCCCCCTCCCTTCTTCCTCCTCTGCTCCCTGAATACAGGAGTTCCAGACGCTGGAGAGAGGGCAGTGTCCGTGAACGTATCTCTCTGCTGCAGGATGGTCGTCCGCTTTCTAACTCAGAGCTGAACGGCTACCTGGAGCAGAAGCTGCTGGAGCTGTACACAGAGTACCTGACTGAGGGTCCTATCATGGCATCTGAGCTAGAGCAGATCACGCTACAGCTGAGCCGAGAGCACAAGCTGGAGACAGGGCAGGTCAAAGATATGCTTCTCAGCTGCCTGCTAAGAGCCACCAGCAGCCAGCAGTCCAGTGAGTTCAGTACACCACTGCTGCAGATCTCCACCCAGACAAAGTGA
- the rnaseh2b gene encoding ribonuclease H2 subunit B, protein MTTKKKRSAHTSNTSWVVIAADSSLDKTKLHDGDPTFIRLRNPATGAGSQYLFSSGDVRLYEVKAFVEDFHSWFIDQTVQRDGRLLYVTPMDPLFLLLPYLQSGAVEGKFQPLQQMVMDEDYPGCTRLLKCTQALDTLHHVADERVVGSQKFYRYSQEKTMDWLKKKVLNTVSALKKSDISVGGGVKSTTYVRVKQETCVTEEDYLRYAHGLISEYISEELSKDLHKHLQLPEISSPKEVEPPSKKRKLSDKPVEAGEDYTKFNSADFARKPPKKMTAAQKTLAKVDKTGMKSMSSFFSPKVKQEKK, encoded by the exons ATGACAACCAAAAAGAAGCGCTCGGCACACACCAGTAATACTAGCTGGGTTGTCATCGCTGCAG ATTCTTCCCTGGACAAGACAAAGCTACATGATGGTGACCCAACTTTCATCAGACTCAGGAACCCAGCTACAG GTGCTGGTTCGCAATACCTGTTCAGTAGTGGAGACGTGCGGCTGTATGAGGTGAAGGCGTTTGTCGAAGACTTCCACTCTTGGTTTATCGACCAAACAGTCCAAAGAG ATGGCAGACTGCTGTATGTGACTCCTATGGATCCACTGTTCTTGTTGTTGCCTTACCTGCAGAGCGGTGCAGTGGAG GGGAAGTTTCAGCCACTGCAGCAGATGGTCATGGATGAGGATTACCCAGGGTGCACGAGACTGCTGAAATGCACGCAGGCTCTGGACACACTTCATCATGTGGCGGATGAGAGAG TGGTGGGCAGTCAGAAATTCTACAGATATAGCCAAGAGAAAACCATGGACTGGCTAAAGAAAAAG GTTTTGAATACAGTGAGCGCACTTAAAAAGAGTGACATTTCTGTAGGTGGAGGCGTGAAGTCCACCACTTATGTGCGAGTTAAACAGGAGACGTGTGTGACTGAAG AAGATTATTTGCGTTACGCTCACGGACTCATCTCAGAATATATCAGTGAAGAGCTGAGCAAAGATCTACACAAGCATCTGCA GTTGCCTGAAATATCCAGCCCTAAAGAGGTGGAGCCTCCTTCTAAG AAAAGGAAATTGTCAGATAAACCAGTGGAGGCAGGGGAGGACTACACCAAGTTCAACAGTGCTGACTTCGCCCGAAAA CCCCCTAAGAAGATGACAGCTGCTCAGAAGACGCTTGCTAAAGTGGACAAAACTGGCATGAAGAGCATGTCTTCATTCTTTAGCCCTAAAGTCAAACAGGAGAagaagtga
- the LOC113547016 gene encoding uncharacterized protein C13orf42 yields MFKKINAVFRPNRGPSAREDYHSACTVKLVRSASMLAVGERSRAQRDSTLKRSASAVSVQSSSALYYYHSREERVWLYSQNQECLEYLQELVALRRRYTKSVSDLKQGERREQTSSKKKPAPQPPQHVSPQPSAPPIPSEEDTLQFFDAVIASCDSERTRKPHVDDGHADVDFIVATSTSQHDLHSNWVLRDPRRISTDESRLKRAELGSDEGAWKKAAGGTTSSMRRLQRNPIHLPKVVESALQTMRFKPKLKKKD; encoded by the exons atGTTCAAGAAAATCAACGCGGTTTTCCGGCCGAACCGCGGCCCCAGCGCGCGGGAGGACTACCACAGCGCGTGCACGGTGAAGCTCGTGCGCAGCGCCTCCATGCTCGCGGTGGGAGAGAGGAGTCGCGCGCAGAGGGACTCGACGCTGAAGCGAAGCGCGAGCGCGGTCAGTGTTCAGTCCAGCAGCGCGCTCTACTACTACCACAGCCGAGAGGAGCGCGTGTGGCTCTACTCCCAAAACCAGGAGTGTCTGGAGTATCTGCAGGAGCTGGTCGCGCTCAGGCGACGCTACACCAAGAGCGTCAGCGACCTGAAGCAAGGCGAACGGCGAGAGCAAACCTCGAGCAAGAAGAAACCTGCACCCCAGCCTCCACAG CATGTAAGTCCACAACCATCAGCCCCACCAATCCCCAGCGAAGAGGACACACTGCAGTTTTTTGATGCTGTTATCGCCAGCTGTGACTCAGAGCGCACCAGAAAACCACATGTGGATGATGGCCATGCAGACGTAGACTTTATTG TGGCGACCAGTACGAGTCAGCATGACCTCCATTCTAACTGGGTGCTGCGAGACCCTCGGCGGATATCCACAGATGAGTCTCGGCTGAAGCGAGCAGAGCTGGGGTCAGATGAAGGTGCCTGGAAGAAGGCAGCAGGTGGGACCACGAGCAGTATGAGACGGCTGCAGAGAAACCCCATCCACCTCCCCAAAGTGGTGGAGAGTGCCTTGCAGACCATGCGCTTCAAACCCAAGCTTAAGAAGAAAGATTAG